The following are from one region of the Dreissena polymorpha isolate Duluth1 chromosome 2, UMN_Dpol_1.0, whole genome shotgun sequence genome:
- the LOC127867987 gene encoding uncharacterized protein LOC127867987, whose translation MISTIDVIISECPQCIHIGWKLINIPATFADSVNQMLDSILGGQNNTACLGNTAASQMCNFTVVNGTIVCDRNNIKVTAIGMTAANLPDAVMEMSVVTRGCIVLMGDTPKCTPILDLVEAEQKATFLSPLSSLSAQFKTVQYNGHHCQSVDGSTWPNINDKGSSGNSLGLASNLMMTCLLILRFYE comes from the exons ATGATATCTACGattgacgtcattatttcagaaTGTCCACAGTGCATTCACATTGGATGGAAGCTGATCAACATTCCCGCCACGTTTGCTGACTCCGTCAACCAAATGTTGGACTCTATTTTGGGTGGGCAAAACAACACAGCCTGCTTGGGTAACACAGCGGCTTCTCAAATGTGCAACTTTACCGTCGTGAATGGCACCATTGTCTGCGACAGAAACAATATTAAAGTAACCGCAATTGGGATGACCGCTGCCAACCTTCCTg ATGCGGTTATGGAGATGTCCGTCGTGACCAGAGGTTGTATAGTCCTTATGGGTGACACCCCGAAATGCACACCGATTCTTGACCTCGTCGAGGCCGAGCAGAAAGCGACCTTCCTCTCCCCGCTATCATCGTTGTCTGCCCAATTTAAGACAGTCCAATACAATGGGCACCATTGTCAGTCGGTTGACGGCTCCACATGGCCCAACATCAATGACAAGGGAAGTTCTGGAAACAGTTTGGGGTTAGCTAGTAATCTTATGATGACGTGTTTGTTGATTCTTCGATTTTATGAGTAA